The following are encoded together in the Planococcus antarcticus DSM 14505 genome:
- a CDS encoding ABC transporter ATP-binding protein — MTVLRTIDLTKKFGDFAALDGVNIEVGEGEVYGFIGPNGSGKSTTLRVLLGILKASEGRAEIFGKDSWEDAVEIHKRVAYIPGDINLWPNLTGGEVIDLFVKLRGGNKLDRRQELIRKFDLDPTKKCRTYSKGNRQKVALIAAFSSDVDLYVLDEPTSGLDPLMERVFQEYVMEAKKQGKSVLLSSHILSEVEKLCDKVAIIREGKIIETGTLKELRHLTGTILLVETKEPITALEDFKGVSGIYLKGQALSFQVDTAEVDRVMRYVSQFGVIRIESAPPTLEELFMRHYEGTGQAVESGAGGEL; from the coding sequence ATGACAGTTTTGCGAACAATAGACTTGACGAAGAAGTTCGGAGACTTTGCGGCGTTAGACGGAGTCAATATTGAAGTAGGAGAAGGAGAGGTCTATGGTTTTATTGGACCCAACGGATCAGGGAAGTCTACGACTTTACGTGTTCTTCTCGGCATTTTGAAGGCTTCGGAAGGACGTGCTGAAATTTTTGGTAAGGATTCCTGGGAAGATGCAGTGGAAATTCACAAACGTGTGGCATATATTCCGGGGGATATCAACTTATGGCCGAACCTAACGGGTGGTGAAGTCATCGATCTGTTCGTTAAACTTCGCGGTGGCAACAAGCTGGACCGCCGTCAGGAATTGATCCGGAAGTTTGATCTGGACCCAACGAAGAAATGCCGCACTTATTCAAAAGGGAATCGGCAAAAAGTGGCCCTGATTGCGGCATTCTCGTCAGATGTGGACCTATATGTATTGGACGAACCGACTTCCGGCCTCGATCCTCTAATGGAAAGGGTTTTCCAGGAATATGTCATGGAAGCGAAAAAGCAGGGAAAGAGCGTCTTGCTATCCAGCCATATCCTATCTGAAGTCGAAAAGCTATGTGATAAAGTGGCCATCATCCGCGAAGGGAAAATCATTGAAACGGGAACCTTAAAAGAGCTCCGCCATTTGACGGGGACAATATTACTGGTGGAAACAAAGGAACCAATCACCGCTTTAGAAGATTTTAAAGGAGTGAGCGGTATCTACCTGAAAGGACAGGCGTTGTCCTTTCAGGTAGATACTGCAGAAGTGGATCGGGTCATGCGCTATGTCAGCCAGTTCGGAGTGATCCGCATTGAAAGCGCCCCACCAACTTTGGAAGAGCTGTTCATGCGCCATTACGAAGGAACTGGACAAGCGGTAGAATCAGGGGCAGGAGGCGAGTTGTAA